A part of Desulfobacter sp. genomic DNA contains:
- a CDS encoding NifB/NifX family molybdenum-iron cluster-binding protein, translating into MKLCFPVKKDDGLDSDIFGHFGSAPFFVVFDTETQKVSSINNQDLDHTHGQCNPMKALNGQLVDVVIVGGIGGGAIQGLNNRGIKVYKAEEGGINEHIERFKAGSLMEMTMAHTCGGHGDACGHHHSPTPLKPRKPLM; encoded by the coding sequence ATGAAATTGTGTTTTCCGGTAAAAAAAGACGATGGCCTTGACAGTGACATTTTCGGCCACTTCGGCTCCGCCCCCTTTTTTGTGGTATTTGACACGGAAACCCAGAAGGTTTCCAGCATCAACAACCAGGACCTTGACCATACCCACGGCCAGTGCAACCCCATGAAGGCCCTTAACGGCCAGTTGGTGGATGTGGTGATCGTGGGCGGCATCGGCGGCGGCGCCATCCAGGGCCTCAACAACCGGGGCATCAAGGTATACAAGGCAGAGGAAGGCGGTATCAACGAGCACATTGAGCGTTTCAAGGCCGGCAGCCTCATGGAAATGACCATGGCCCACACCTGCGGCGGCCACGGTGACGCCTGCGGCCACCATCACAGCCCTACCCCCTTAAAGCCGCGCAAGCCCCTGATGTAA
- a CDS encoding DUF1846 domain-containing protein: MTDRTIFDNERYLREQAAEIQKRIDRFDNKLYLEFGGKLLFDYHAARVLPGYDPNIKIRLLHELREQAEVLICIFAGDIERKKIRADFGITYETDILKIIDDLKAWEISVKGVIITRFDNQPAALVFKKKLQRRGINVYTHYFTKGYPTDVDLIVSEEGYGANDYIKTDKPLVIVTGPGPGSGKMATCLSQLYHDHQHGIQSGYAKFETFPVWNLPLKHPVNVAYEAATADLADINMIDPFHLEAYQETSVNYNRDVEVYPVLKRILEKITGDDAGYKSPTDMGLNRVGFAIVDDEGAREASRQEMIRRYLRYKCEYALGLTDKDTVQRAELIMKEHNLTVEDRAVVIPARKAAEGAKSDPRLGNEGVYFGAAIQLRDGTIIQGSNSPRMHAASSAIVRAIKHLAGIPSKINLMPDAVCDSVTSLKTDILGEKSLSLDLQETLIALAISATSNHAVQLAMAKLTNFSGCEMHMTHMPTPGDEEGLRRLGVNLTTDSVFATDDLYTL, translated from the coding sequence ATGACAGACAGAACGATCTTCGACAATGAAAGATACCTCAGGGAACAGGCCGCAGAGATCCAAAAGCGCATCGACCGCTTCGACAACAAACTCTACCTTGAATTCGGCGGCAAGCTGCTTTTCGACTACCACGCCGCCCGGGTGCTTCCCGGCTACGACCCCAACATCAAAATCAGGCTGCTGCATGAGCTGCGGGAGCAGGCCGAAGTCCTGATCTGCATCTTTGCCGGCGACATTGAGCGCAAAAAAATCCGGGCCGACTTCGGCATCACCTATGAGACGGATATCCTCAAGATCATCGACGACCTCAAGGCCTGGGAGATCAGCGTCAAGGGCGTCATCATCACCCGGTTCGACAACCAGCCCGCCGCCCTGGTATTCAAAAAGAAACTGCAACGACGGGGCATCAACGTCTACACCCATTACTTCACCAAGGGATACCCCACGGATGTGGACCTTATTGTCAGCGAAGAAGGATACGGGGCCAATGATTATATCAAAACCGACAAACCCCTGGTGATTGTCACCGGGCCCGGGCCCGGCTCGGGCAAAATGGCCACCTGTCTCTCCCAGCTCTACCATGACCACCAGCACGGCATCCAGTCCGGCTATGCCAAGTTCGAAACCTTTCCGGTGTGGAACCTGCCCCTGAAGCACCCGGTAAACGTGGCCTACGAGGCCGCCACCGCCGACCTGGCCGACATCAACATGATCGATCCCTTCCACCTGGAAGCCTATCAGGAAACATCGGTTAATTATAACCGGGACGTGGAAGTCTATCCCGTGCTCAAGCGGATCCTGGAAAAAATCACCGGGGACGATGCCGGTTACAAATCCCCCACCGACATGGGGCTTAACCGGGTGGGGTTTGCCATTGTCGACGACGAAGGCGCCAGGGAAGCGTCCCGCCAGGAGATGATCCGCCGATACCTGCGCTACAAGTGCGAATACGCATTGGGGCTGACGGATAAGGATACGGTCCAGCGGGCCGAGCTTATCATGAAGGAGCACAACCTCACCGTGGAAGACCGGGCCGTTGTCATCCCGGCGCGCAAGGCTGCAGAAGGGGCAAAATCAGACCCCAGGCTGGGCAACGAGGGGGTGTATTTCGGGGCTGCCATCCAGTTGCGGGACGGCACCATCATCCAGGGCAGCAACTCCCCCCGGATGCATGCCGCATCCAGTGCCATTGTACGGGCCATCAAACACCTGGCCGGCATCCCCAGCAAAATCAACCTCATGCCCGATGCCGTCTGCGACTCGGTCACCAGCCTGAAAACAGATATACTTGGGGAAAAAAGCCTGAGCCTTGACCTCCAGGAAACCCTCATCGCCCTGGCCATCAGCGCCACCTCCAACCATGCGGTACAGCTGGCCATGGCAAAGCTTACAAATTTTTCAGGCTGCGAAATGCACATGACCCACATGCCCACCCCCGGGGATGAGGAAGGGCTGCGCCGCCTGGGGGTCAACCTGACCACGGATTCCGTATTTGCCACCGACGATCTGTATACCTTATAG
- a CDS encoding ABC transporter permease, translating into MIRNIPQTKTYSAGFRLYVTLYFIFLFAPLAVTCVLAFNDSMFPSLPWKGFTLEWFFGNSLERTGIFHDQINLASIWISFKTAFWVSILSTAVGTMGAFLFEQEEFPFKSLLFFLMIAPLVIPGVILGISILLFSNTLGLFFENHFNLDFEIFRPGFWLVVLGQFSFITTIVTLVVSARLKKFDPTLEEAAMNLGATRFETIYHITLKFLRPAIVGALAVSFLMSFENFNTTLFLVGSDATLPINLYLQVRDGSTPVINAISFLMIFGTSLLALINLYFSKKE; encoded by the coding sequence ATGATACGCAACATCCCCCAGACCAAGACCTATTCCGCAGGGTTCCGCCTTTACGTCACCCTGTATTTTATATTTCTTTTCGCCCCCCTGGCCGTAACCTGCGTGCTGGCCTTCAACGACTCCATGTTTCCCTCCCTTCCCTGGAAGGGATTTACCCTGGAATGGTTTTTCGGAAACTCCCTGGAGCGCACCGGCATCTTCCACGACCAGATCAACCTGGCCTCCATCTGGATCAGCTTTAAAACCGCCTTTTGGGTCTCCATCCTCTCCACGGCCGTGGGCACCATGGGCGCCTTTTTATTTGAACAGGAGGAATTCCCCTTCAAATCCCTGCTCTTTTTCCTCATGATCGCGCCACTTGTTATTCCCGGCGTCATTTTGGGCATCTCCATCCTGCTCTTTTCCAACACCCTGGGCCTGTTTTTCGAAAACCATTTTAATCTGGATTTCGAAATTTTCCGCCCCGGATTCTGGCTGGTGGTTCTGGGCCAGTTCTCATTTATCACCACCATTGTCACCCTGGTGGTCTCGGCCCGGCTGAAAAAATTCGACCCCACCCTGGAGGAGGCGGCCATGAACCTGGGGGCCACCCGGTTCGAAACCATCTACCACATCACCCTGAAGTTTTTAAGGCCGGCCATCGTCGGGGCCCTGGCGGTCTCCTTTCTCATGTCCTTTGAGAACTTTAACACCACCCTCTTTCTGGTGGGTTCCGACGCCACCCTGCCCATCAACCTATACCTTCAGGTCAGGGACGGCAGCACACCGGTGATTAACGCCATTTCCTTTCTCATGATTTTCGGCACCTCGCTCCTGGCCCTGATCAATTTATATTTCAGCAAAAAGGAATGA
- a CDS encoding ABC transporter permease produces the protein MKNGIRWGLVIFITPVLLWLFLLIVLPQVDMLIMSLGAENELGEMGFSLSNFTLFFTEPIYWRTFARTALFSVLVTALTFVITMPVAFFITKVVSPKFQGFLSLLILMPFWVSELVRVYGWMILLRESGVINHFMTGLGLWNQPVELLYNDATMVMGLVYTSMLFMLVPLLSVLESLDNSLIEAAYDLGGNVMTIFRRIIIPHCMPGIVSGSIVVFMLTLGNYLTPNLMGGKNSLWFTEQIYNQFIASFNWNQGSAFGFLLLILSSAIIWAGLKLTGQKLGKVVQ, from the coding sequence ATGAAAAACGGCATCCGATGGGGGCTGGTGATCTTCATCACCCCGGTACTGCTCTGGCTTTTTCTGCTCATTGTCCTGCCCCAGGTGGACATGCTCATCATGTCCCTGGGGGCGGAAAACGAGCTGGGGGAGATGGGGTTCTCCCTGTCCAACTTCACCCTGTTTTTTACCGAACCCATCTATTGGCGGACCTTTGCCCGCACCGCCCTTTTTTCCGTCCTGGTCACGGCCCTGACCTTTGTCATCACCATGCCCGTGGCCTTTTTCATCACCAAGGTGGTCTCCCCCAAATTCCAGGGATTCCTCTCCCTGCTCATCCTCATGCCCTTCTGGGTCTCGGAACTGGTCCGGGTGTACGGATGGATGATCCTGCTGAGGGAAAGCGGGGTGATCAACCATTTCATGACGGGGCTGGGGCTATGGAACCAACCCGTGGAGCTCTTGTACAACGACGCCACCATGGTCATGGGCCTGGTCTACACCTCCATGCTTTTCATGCTGGTGCCCCTGCTCTCGGTGCTGGAAAGCCTGGATAACAGCCTCATTGAAGCGGCCTACGACCTGGGCGGCAATGTGATGACCATATTCCGGCGGATCATCATCCCCCACTGCATGCCCGGCATCGTCTCCGGTTCCATTGTGGTCTTCATGCTCACCCTGGGCAACTACCTCACCCCCAACCTCATGGGCGGAAAAAACAGCCTCTGGTTCACGGAGCAGATCTACAACCAGTTCATCGCCTCCTTCAACTGGAACCAGGGATCGGCCTTCGGCTTTCTGCTGCTCATCCTTTCCTCGGCCATTATCTGGGCCGGCCTCAAACTCACCGGCCAGAAACTGGGAAAGGTGGTCCAATGA
- a CDS encoding ABC transporter ATP-binding protein, which produces MQIDLSVQDVVKKFKEFTAVDHVSFEVEKGKFFSILGPSGCGKTTLLRMISGFFEPTSGTIAIGGRDMAGIPPNKRPVNLIFQNLALFPMMNVGQNIAFGLERLREKRPVIRKKTAAILERVGLPGFEDKKVDQLSGGQRQRVAIARSLVLEPSVLLLDEPLGALDLKLREQMKIELKTLQTQVGTTFVYITHDQSEALVMSDHVAVMNQGKFEQVDTPKNLYINPATPFVAQFVGENNKWEGRIDSVNDDLAVVTTPEGHEFKAKAAPGAGPGTDADLFLRPEAIVLEPDPGRAELNRFEIKVSSLLFDGANSRLLAVLPETGREIQVSLPQTRQFDHIRPGDRVTAGWDPASAMLFPKEAQ; this is translated from the coding sequence ATGCAAATTGATCTATCCGTTCAGGACGTTGTCAAAAAATTCAAAGAATTTACCGCCGTTGACCATGTCAGTTTTGAGGTGGAAAAGGGAAAGTTTTTTTCCATCCTCGGGCCCTCTGGCTGCGGGAAAACCACCCTGCTGAGAATGATTTCCGGCTTTTTCGAGCCCACTTCGGGCACCATTGCCATCGGCGGCCGGGACATGGCCGGGATTCCGCCCAACAAGCGCCCCGTGAACCTGATCTTCCAGAACCTGGCCCTGTTTCCCATGATGAATGTGGGGCAGAACATTGCCTTCGGCCTGGAGCGCCTGCGGGAGAAACGGCCGGTGATCCGGAAAAAGACGGCGGCCATTCTGGAACGGGTGGGCCTGCCCGGATTTGAGGACAAAAAGGTGGACCAGCTCTCCGGCGGCCAGCGCCAGCGGGTGGCCATTGCCAGGAGTCTGGTGCTGGAGCCCTCGGTGCTGCTGCTGGACGAGCCCCTGGGCGCCCTGGACCTGAAGCTGCGGGAGCAGATGAAAATCGAACTCAAAACCCTTCAGACCCAGGTCGGCACCACCTTTGTCTACATCACCCACGACCAGAGCGAGGCCCTGGTCATGTCCGACCATGTGGCCGTGATGAACCAGGGGAAATTCGAACAGGTGGACACCCCGAAAAACCTTTACATCAACCCGGCCACCCCCTTTGTGGCCCAGTTTGTGGGGGAAAACAACAAATGGGAGGGCAGGATCGATTCCGTCAACGATGATCTGGCCGTGGTCACCACCCCGGAAGGCCATGAATTCAAGGCCAAGGCCGCCCCCGGTGCAGGACCGGGCACGGATGCGGATCTCTTCCTGCGGCCCGAGGCCATTGTGCTGGAACCGGATCCCGGCCGGGCGGAGCTGAACCGGTTTGAGATTAAGGTCTCCTCCCTGCTCTTTGACGGGGCCAACTCCAGGCTTCTGGCCGTCCTGCCGGAAACCGGGCGGGAAATCCAGGTTTCCCTGCCCCAGACCCGGCAGTTCGACCACATCCGCCCCGGTGACAGGGTCACGGCCGGATGGGACCCGGCCTCTGCCATGCTCTTTCCCAAGGAGGCCCAATGA
- a CDS encoding extracellular solute-binding protein, with the protein MVVLLAMFFCFMAAPAGAETLELLTWKGYAPKVLVEKFEAQTGIKVKVTYTNNEEMIAKLRATRGAGFDLAQPSQDRISSVQAKYKIYQAMDMSRIKQDQIITSMLDAVKNNTMVKGNPHAVPFCWGTSGLVVNKKMAPAAADYSDLLNSAYSGRVSYRLKRPTLIAMAFAMGDDPFAKYSDAAAYKALMDSVGNELIAKKGLVKNYWTNGDALLQSMRANEVYLAMAWDNGGWKLHEENPDIDFVAPKSGALGWIDTFAIPAKAKNVDGAYKWINFMLNPENAAVFTNLEKYGTASKGAIKLTDAKVRGNFERSFSDADIDNIKWYPPVPAKLESIEGMVLDKVKAAK; encoded by the coding sequence ATGGTAGTATTACTGGCAATGTTTTTTTGTTTTATGGCCGCTCCGGCAGGGGCCGAAACCCTGGAACTTTTGACCTGGAAAGGGTATGCCCCCAAGGTGCTGGTGGAAAAATTCGAAGCCCAGACCGGCATCAAGGTCAAGGTCACCTACACCAACAACGAAGAGATGATCGCCAAACTGCGGGCCACCCGCGGCGCCGGATTCGACCTGGCCCAGCCCAGCCAGGACCGGATCTCATCGGTTCAGGCCAAGTATAAGATCTACCAGGCCATGGACATGTCCCGGATCAAACAGGACCAGATCATCACCTCCATGCTGGACGCCGTGAAAAACAACACCATGGTCAAGGGCAACCCCCATGCCGTGCCCTTCTGCTGGGGCACCTCCGGCCTGGTGGTCAATAAAAAGATGGCCCCGGCGGCCGCCGACTACTCCGACCTGCTCAACTCAGCCTACAGCGGCCGGGTCAGCTACCGCCTCAAACGGCCCACCCTCATTGCCATGGCCTTTGCCATGGGCGACGATCCCTTTGCCAAATACAGCGATGCCGCCGCATACAAGGCACTCATGGACAGCGTGGGCAATGAACTCATCGCCAAAAAAGGCCTGGTGAAAAACTATTGGACCAACGGGGACGCCCTGCTCCAGTCCATGCGGGCCAACGAAGTCTACCTGGCCATGGCCTGGGACAACGGCGGCTGGAAACTCCACGAAGAAAATCCCGACATCGATTTCGTGGCCCCCAAAAGCGGCGCCCTGGGCTGGATCGATACCTTTGCCATCCCGGCCAAGGCCAAAAACGTGGACGGCGCCTACAAGTGGATCAACTTCATGCTGAATCCTGAAAACGCGGCCGTATTCACCAACCTGGAAAAATACGGCACCGCCTCCAAGGGCGCCATCAAGCTCACCGATGCCAAGGTCCGGGGCAACTTTGAAAGAAGCTTCTCCGATGCCGACATCGACAATATCAAATGGTATCCCCCGGTGCCGGCCAAGCTGGAATCCATTGAAGGCATGGTGCTGGATAAAGTAAAAGCAGCCAAATAA
- a CDS encoding Cache 3/Cache 2 fusion domain-containing protein: MKKRSLKCKLIIGGILASMVPLAVVGVFAVNTASKALVTSAEGQARRLAASLADTADMMMAQEVKLAREMAVAPLVSQASEAVFTGGLENAGARLNALDAFLGKSFKEIGRGYDLFFVTDDKGVTISDSAGGRYRESKMNVSDRDYFSEARAGQVSVGTPAMSKASQTPIVVVAVPLKTKSGEFSGIFASVIQMAGLSQEITRIKIGETGYPFMIDKAGIILAHPKKEYILDLDLTRLDGMESIVSQMMEGKSGVDTYRFKGVDKIAGFATVAATGWSIGVTQNEKEFLAAAVTIRNMIMAVAAVFLGLTIAGVLWFVRGVMAQLGKDPAEIAEIANRIAKGDLTIRFNGDGKAATGVYANMQHMTENLTGMLTDITGGVQTLTSSSTELSAISEQMASSASQTSEKSTNVASAAEEMATNMTSVAAATEQTTANIQMIVSAAEEMSATITEIAANTAKGSETTAHAVAQAEAVSEKVIALGRAAADISKVTDTISDISEQTNLLALNATIEAARAGDAGKGFAVVAGEIKELAQQTARATEEIGSRIEDVQHTTEESVSAIESIVAVINDINAIVGSVATAIEEQSATTEEISSNVSQAAAGVQEVNVNVNQTSTVAGDVTQDIHGVSRASDEMHTGSSQVSSSATELSALAENLNGMVARFRLN, from the coding sequence ATGAAAAAAAGATCATTAAAATGCAAGCTTATCATCGGCGGCATCCTGGCATCCATGGTGCCCCTGGCCGTTGTCGGCGTTTTTGCCGTGAATACCGCATCCAAGGCCCTGGTCACCTCGGCTGAAGGCCAGGCCCGCCGCCTGGCCGCAAGCCTGGCGGATACCGCAGACATGATGATGGCCCAGGAGGTCAAGCTGGCCAGGGAAATGGCCGTTGCCCCCCTGGTGTCCCAGGCATCCGAAGCCGTGTTCACCGGCGGCCTGGAAAATGCCGGAGCACGGCTCAATGCCCTGGATGCCTTCCTCGGCAAAAGCTTCAAGGAAATCGGACGGGGATATGACCTATTCTTTGTGACCGATGACAAGGGCGTGACCATTTCAGACAGTGCCGGGGGACGTTACAGGGAAAGCAAAATGAATGTCTCGGACAGGGATTATTTTTCCGAGGCAAGGGCCGGGCAGGTCAGCGTGGGCACCCCTGCGATGTCCAAAGCCAGCCAGACCCCCATTGTGGTGGTGGCCGTTCCCCTGAAAACAAAAAGCGGTGAATTCTCAGGTATCTTTGCCTCGGTGATCCAGATGGCCGGACTAAGCCAGGAGATTACCCGTATTAAAATCGGTGAAACCGGCTACCCCTTCATGATTGACAAAGCCGGCATCATTCTGGCCCATCCCAAAAAAGAATACATACTGGACCTGGATCTGACCCGGCTTGACGGAATGGAATCCATCGTCAGCCAGATGATGGAGGGAAAATCCGGAGTGGATACCTACCGGTTCAAGGGAGTGGACAAAATCGCCGGCTTTGCCACTGTGGCCGCCACCGGCTGGAGCATCGGAGTCACCCAGAACGAAAAAGAATTCCTGGCCGCCGCAGTCACCATCCGCAACATGATCATGGCCGTGGCCGCAGTTTTTCTGGGGCTTACCATTGCCGGTGTTCTCTGGTTCGTCCGGGGGGTGATGGCCCAGCTGGGCAAAGATCCCGCCGAGATCGCTGAAATCGCCAACCGCATTGCCAAGGGCGACCTGACCATCCGGTTCAACGGAGACGGGAAAGCCGCCACCGGCGTCTACGCCAACATGCAGCATATGACGGAAAACCTCACCGGCATGCTCACCGATATCACCGGCGGGGTCCAGACCCTGACCTCATCTTCCACGGAGTTGTCCGCCATATCCGAACAGATGGCCTCCAGCGCCTCTCAGACCTCTGAAAAATCCACCAACGTGGCATCGGCAGCCGAAGAGATGGCCACCAATATGACCAGCGTGGCCGCCGCCACCGAGCAGACCACGGCCAACATCCAGATGATCGTTTCGGCGGCTGAAGAAATGTCCGCCACCATCACCGAAATTGCGGCCAACACCGCCAAAGGAAGCGAAACCACTGCCCATGCCGTGGCCCAGGCCGAAGCCGTCTCGGAAAAGGTCATTGCCCTGGGCCGTGCCGCAGCCGATATCAGCAAGGTTACGGACACCATTTCCGATATTTCGGAACAGACCAACCTGCTGGCCCTCAACGCCACCATTGAAGCGGCCAGGGCCGGGGACGCCGGTAAAGGCTTTGCCGTAGTGGCCGGAGAAATAAAGGAACTGGCCCAGCAGACGGCCCGGGCCACCGAGGAAATCGGATCCCGCATTGAGGATGTGCAGCACACCACAGAAGAATCCGTGTCCGCCATTGAATCCATCGTGGCCGTGATCAACGACATCAATGCCATTGTCGGCTCAGTGGCCACTGCCATTGAAGAGCAGTCCGCCACCACCGAGGAAATTTCCTCCAATGTGAGCCAGGCGGCAGCCGGGGTCCAGGAGGTAAACGTCAACGTGAACCAGACCTCCACCGTTGCCGGGGATGTGACCCAGGATATCCACGGGGTCAGCCGGGCCTCGGACGAAATGCACACCGGCAGCAGCCAGGTCAGTTCCAGTGCCACGGAACTCTCCGCCCTTGCAGAAAATCTCAACGGCATGGTGGCACGTTTCCGCCTGAACTAA
- a CDS encoding TonB-dependent receptor, which yields MNTLTRCLLYHALMLLIWMIPALPAFADGQETQKVSPQSGYDMGEMVITATRFPVPVDKVAGKIEVITAKDIESLPFERVDDLLGYVTGVTADRTDHIFSLSPRVSLRGLGGNVPGRTLVLIDGQPASTGDTGNMRWNRINTADIQRIEIFKGPGSSVYGSNAMGGVINIITRRPDKNVEGSASVGYGTYNTRKGSARLAGRQAKDSGFYGQVAATGLKSDGFTSLTSSSSHYDNRIDRFVEEFTLNTKAGYQFSPGQSLELGFSYFDDARGEGYRYNLEDGSSRDFDTNSANLLYKLEKGDWQIRAGGFYQKEDYFYHRDFSDIDDVYTVSSDREDFGSAISLSRALGTAHSLTFGVDTRFSSVDAIDDYDTSDQFAANKGELDQYAVYVQDQYTAMSDRLILTAGLRFDQVRFHSGSYQSNSGAFSALSGDMDSNSWSAFSPKLAARYHVTPDFSLYTSYSRGFRAPILDALCRYGIFHGRFYDANPDLENETIDTFEIGADSSFVDNRLNLSISAFYSRGKDFIYSVDTGATRFLWGKNRSVYLMENASEVRITGLEADVDFTICPGVKLFAGYAFNDSVIDTFDKRPDLENKQLEYVPRHSGHAGLQWLNPVVNISAVLRHVGTQYSDDQNTEKLNAYKTVNLKFWRELACITPGLKATLTLQNLLDEEYLVSDDDKGPGRFIMAELSYQF from the coding sequence ATGAATACCCTGACCCGTTGTTTGTTGTATCACGCTCTCATGCTCCTGATCTGGATGATCCCCGCTTTGCCGGCATTTGCCGACGGCCAGGAGACACAAAAGGTTTCCCCCCAATCCGGTTATGACATGGGGGAGATGGTAATAACCGCCACCCGGTTTCCCGTACCCGTTGACAAGGTGGCTGGAAAAATCGAAGTCATCACGGCCAAGGATATTGAGTCCCTTCCCTTTGAACGGGTGGACGACCTCCTCGGCTATGTTACCGGCGTGACCGCAGACAGAACCGATCATATTTTCTCCCTCTCACCCCGGGTTTCCCTAAGGGGGCTGGGCGGCAATGTCCCGGGTCGGACCCTGGTGCTTATCGACGGCCAGCCGGCCTCCACCGGTGATACCGGAAATATGAGGTGGAACCGTATCAATACAGCGGATATACAGCGCATTGAAATTTTTAAGGGCCCCGGATCATCGGTTTACGGTTCCAATGCCATGGGCGGCGTCATCAATATCATTACCCGGCGCCCTGACAAAAATGTTGAGGGGTCGGCCTCTGTGGGATACGGTACTTATAACACGCGCAAGGGCTCGGCCCGTCTGGCCGGGCGCCAGGCAAAGGATTCCGGATTTTACGGACAGGTGGCGGCCACGGGCCTTAAAAGCGACGGTTTTACCTCCCTTACCTCATCATCCAGCCATTACGACAACCGCATCGACCGGTTTGTGGAGGAGTTTACTCTAAATACCAAGGCCGGATATCAGTTCAGCCCCGGCCAGTCCCTTGAACTGGGATTCTCCTATTTTGATGACGCCAGGGGTGAAGGATACCGCTATAACCTGGAAGACGGCTCCAGCCGGGATTTTGACACCAACAGCGCCAACCTGCTCTATAAGCTGGAAAAAGGAGACTGGCAGATCAGGGCCGGCGGTTTTTACCAGAAGGAGGACTATTTCTATCACCGGGATTTTAGCGACATTGACGATGTATATACGGTCAGTTCCGACAGGGAGGACTTCGGTTCCGCCATCAGCCTGTCCAGGGCGCTGGGTACGGCTCATTCCCTGACCTTCGGGGTTGACACCCGCTTTTCCAGCGTGGACGCCATAGATGATTATGATACCTCCGACCAGTTTGCCGCCAACAAAGGTGAGCTGGACCAGTACGCCGTCTATGTCCAGGACCAGTATACGGCCATGTCGGACCGCCTGATCCTTACGGCAGGGTTGAGGTTTGACCAGGTACGGTTTCACAGCGGCAGCTACCAGTCCAATTCAGGCGCATTCAGTGCGCTTTCCGGGGATATGGATAGCAACTCCTGGAGTGCATTCTCCCCCAAACTTGCGGCCCGTTACCATGTCACCCCGGACTTCAGCCTTTATACCTCCTATTCCAGGGGATTCAGGGCGCCGATCCTTGATGCCCTGTGCCGGTACGGCATATTCCACGGGCGGTTTTACGACGCCAACCCGGACCTTGAAAACGAAACCATCGATACATTTGAAATCGGCGCGGACTCCTCCTTTGTGGATAACCGGCTCAACCTTTCCATTTCCGCCTTTTATTCCAGGGGTAAGGATTTCATCTACAGCGTGGACACCGGTGCGACCCGGTTCCTCTGGGGGAAAAACCGCTCGGTCTACCTGATGGAAAACGCCAGCGAGGTACGGATCACAGGTCTTGAAGCCGATGTGGATTTCACAATCTGCCCCGGCGTCAAACTCTTTGCCGGATATGCATTCAACGACTCGGTCATCGATACCTTTGATAAGCGGCCCGACCTTGAGAACAAGCAGCTGGAGTATGTTCCGAGGCATTCCGGGCATGCAGGCCTGCAATGGCTGAACCCAGTGGTCAATATCAGTGCGGTCCTCCGCCATGTGGGCACCCAGTATTCCGACGACCAGAATACGGAAAAACTCAACGCCTATAAAACCGTGAATCTGAAATTCTGGCGGGAGCTTGCCTGCATTACCCCGGGCCTTAAAGCGACGTTGACCCTCCAGAACCTGCTGGACGAAGAATACCTGGTCAGTGACGATGATAAAGGGCCGGGGCGGTTTATAATGGCTGAACTCAGTTACCAGTTTTAG